The Staphylothermus marinus F1 genome has a segment encoding these proteins:
- a CDS encoding 50S ribosomal protein L15e → MVKGMYHYIAQLWKRPYEGDMLTLMRQRLIKWRREPAIIRIEKPTRLDRARALGYKAKQGFIIVRVRVRKGGLRKQRPNKGRRPKRMGIYGFAPSKSLRLIAEERAARKYPNLEVLNSYYVGEDGNYKWYEVILVDPHHPAICNDPDIKWICEKQHRRRVFRGLTSAGKKMRGLRKSRGLKYTIKYKWKRKQKERLLKKRHEASRGAREPWQIVLKKAEE, encoded by the coding sequence ATGGTTAAGGGAATGTACCATTATATAGCTCAACTGTGGAAGCGGCCATATGAGGGGGATATGCTAACACTGATGCGTCAAAGACTGATTAAGTGGAGGAGAGAACCTGCAATAATAAGAATAGAGAAACCAACAAGACTTGATAGAGCGAGAGCACTAGGATATAAAGCTAAGCAGGGATTCATAATTGTACGTGTACGTGTTAGGAAGGGTGGATTACGAAAACAGAGGCCGAATAAGGGTCGACGCCCCAAGAGAATGGGTATTTACGGGTTTGCTCCAAGTAAAAGTTTAAGATTAATAGCGGAGGAAAGAGCTGCTAGGAAGTATCCTAACTTAGAAGTTCTTAATAGTTACTATGTAGGAGAGGATGGAAACTATAAATGGTACGAGGTAATACTTGTAGATCCCCATCATCCAGCAATATGTAATGATCCGGATATAAAATGGATCTGTGAAAAACAACACAGAAGAAGAGTGTTCCGTGGATTAACTAGTGCTGGTAAAAAGATGCGTGGCCTAAGGAAGAGCCGTGGATTAAAGTACACTATCAAGTATAAGTGGAAGAGAAAACAAAAAGAAAGATTATTGAAGAAGAGACATGAAGCTAGCCGCGGAGCCAGAGAACCCTGGCAAATAGTATTGAAAAAAGCTGAAGAGTAG
- a CDS encoding RNA-binding domain-containing protein — protein MINVREITILTHCHATEDCEKVLHAVKNILPANIRNNIVFNKQVLHGHYGNPITIIKTTITSNAEQVLKHIANLMDDTEKTILSVSFDLRYDRRENKLYLRISKQKAYGGKIVIHDSDDVIKLIIRLKGSRRPEKIKEFLREMGLIK, from the coding sequence ATGATAAATGTTAGAGAAATCACTATTCTCACACACTGCCACGCAACAGAGGATTGTGAAAAAGTCTTACACGCAGTTAAGAATATTTTACCAGCCAATATAAGGAATAATATAGTTTTTAACAAACAAGTTCTACACGGTCACTATGGCAATCCTATTACTATCATAAAAACAACTATAACTAGTAATGCTGAACAAGTCTTAAAACACATAGCCAACCTGATGGATGACACAGAAAAAACAATACTAAGTGTATCATTTGATCTCAGATATGATCGTAGAGAAAACAAGCTTTACCTGAGAATAAGTAAGCAGAAAGCATACGGTGGAAAAATAGTTATCCATGACTCAGACGATGTGATCAAGCTAATAATAAGATTAAAAGGATCTAGAAGACCTGAGAAAATAAAAGAATTTCTAAGAGAAATGGGGCTGATCAAGTAA
- a CDS encoding RNase P subunit p30 family protein, whose amino-acid sequence MKKIFIDLWIKEINEEIIYFLEKLDFIGVAVEELNTRYKKIDDLVIVKKVVISADKRSELRKHLQGIKNRAVIVSVKPLSVEAARMAAHDGRVDTIIIDEDSLYYIDKAQINMMKQFSKPLEFPLNDFLKASRKYQSMIYRRINLALQRNIPLIMSSHATKASELLNPVGATYLSKILFNINVKQALIYLTSYPRELIIANGVKI is encoded by the coding sequence TTGAAAAAAATATTCATTGATCTATGGATTAAGGAGATAAATGAGGAAATAATATATTTTCTAGAAAAACTCGATTTTATAGGTGTAGCGGTAGAAGAACTTAATACTAGATATAAGAAAATAGATGACCTAGTAATTGTAAAGAAAGTTGTAATATCTGCTGATAAACGCTCCGAACTTCGAAAACATCTACAAGGAATAAAGAATAGAGCAGTGATTGTTTCTGTTAAACCATTAAGTGTTGAAGCTGCAAGAATGGCTGCACATGATGGGAGAGTAGACACAATAATTATTGATGAGGATTCATTATACTATATAGATAAGGCACAGATTAATATGATGAAACAATTCTCAAAACCATTAGAGTTTCCATTAAATGATTTTTTAAAAGCAAGTAGAAAGTATCAATCAATGATTTATAGAAGAATAAACTTAGCTCTTCAAAGAAACATACCGTTAATAATGTCTAGTCATGCAACAAAAGCAAGTGAGTTATTAAATCCTGTTGGAGCGACATATTTATCTAAAATATTATTCAACATAAATGTTAAACAAGCCCTAATCTACTTAACATCTTATCCTCGAGAATTAATTATTGCTAATGGTGTTAAAATATGA
- a CDS encoding Rpp14/Pop5 family protein — protein MMLLLIIIVLSMLSTLLVIITYIFERKMKKLMLRLNVLQKNIDLLKLVYIKSKEAMSKPSKIRKRYIVFAILSSSDFNIDKTTIEKSIRLYWEKFFGRISLVKADPQLIYFDPSIKRGVLRVAHIYKDEALAVLGIIKKINNYNCLLIPLKTTGTLKKARKIMYSLRKDLQK, from the coding sequence ATGATGTTACTACTAATAATTATCGTCTTATCTATGCTTTCAACATTACTCGTTATTATAACGTATATTTTCGAGAGGAAAATGAAGAAGCTCATGCTTCGATTAAACGTGTTACAGAAAAACATTGATCTTCTAAAACTAGTTTATATAAAAAGCAAAGAAGCCATGAGTAAACCAAGTAAAATTAGGAAAAGATACATAGTTTTCGCTATTCTATCCAGCAGTGATTTTAATATTGACAAAACAACGATAGAGAAAAGTATTCGTTTATATTGGGAAAAATTCTTTGGTAGAATTTCCCTTGTCAAAGCAGACCCTCAGCTCATATATTTCGATCCATCTATTAAGAGAGGTGTTCTTAGAGTAGCTCATATATATAAAGATGAAGCTTTAGCTGTTCTCGGAATAATCAAAAAAATCAATAATTATAATTGTTTATTAATTCCATTAAAAACTACTGGAACGCTTAAAAAAGCAAGGAAAATCATGTATAGTCTGAGAAAAGATTTGCAGAAATAA
- the psmA gene encoding archaeal proteasome endopeptidase complex subunit alpha: protein MGLGISPATAYDRAITIFSPDGRIYQVEYAFESVRRGWTTLGVKSREGAVVVVEKRKISPLIDDKAIQKIFKIDKHIGASFAGIASDGRVLVDYARQVALLHRFYYDERITVEYLAKQVCDIKQAYTQHAGVRPFGVAIIFVGVDDKGSQLYMTEPSGRYLSYYAVAIGEKSSSATEFLEKNYKYDVSIHDTIKLGILTIANVIEGKVSHENIEAGYVDIEKQEFRIMTPEEINKYLEELRSEGKIKE from the coding sequence ATGGGTCTCGGTATATCGCCTGCTACCGCATATGACAGAGCAATCACTATATTTTCGCCGGACGGAAGAATTTACCAGGTTGAATATGCTTTCGAATCAGTGAGAAGAGGATGGACTACTCTAGGTGTTAAGAGTCGTGAGGGCGCTGTTGTAGTTGTTGAGAAACGTAAGATTTCTCCACTAATCGATGATAAAGCTATACAGAAGATATTCAAGATAGATAAGCATATAGGTGCTAGCTTTGCAGGAATAGCTAGTGATGGTAGAGTATTAGTTGATTATGCTCGTCAAGTAGCATTGCTTCACAGATTCTACTATGATGAAAGAATAACTGTCGAATATCTAGCTAAGCAAGTATGTGATATAAAACAAGCATATACACAACATGCTGGTGTAAGACCTTTTGGAGTAGCTATTATATTTGTCGGCGTTGACGATAAAGGGTCACAGCTATACATGACAGAGCCTAGTGGTAGGTATCTAAGCTACTACGCAGTAGCTATCGGAGAGAAAAGCAGTAGTGCAACAGAATTTCTGGAGAAGAATTATAAATATGACGTATCTATACATGACACAATAAAGCTGGGAATACTAACTATAGCAAATGTTATTGAGGGAAAAGTATCCCATGAAAATATTGAGGCAGGATATGTTGATATAGAAAAACAAGAATTTAGAATAATGACACCCGAAGAAATAAATAAGTATCTCGAAGAATTAAGGAGTGAAGGCAAAATAAAAGAGTAA
- a CDS encoding ribosome assembly factor SBDS, with product MPEKHVIARYEAKGHRFEILVNPDLALKVKEGKTVNIDELLVGDYVYKDARKGLKASPESLKAVFGTDDIKKVALEIIKRGEIHLTAEQRRKIIENKRRQIISLIARNAIDPKTKLPIPPKRIELAMEQARVSIDPFKSPESQVEEIVSKIARIIPIKIAKAYIAVKVPPQFSGKAYKVLSSIGEIKKSNWLSDGSLLVEIEIPAGMQEEFIERINKLTHGSANIKVLYVR from the coding sequence TTGCCTGAAAAACATGTTATTGCAAGATACGAAGCAAAAGGTCATAGGTTTGAGATTCTGGTAAATCCTGATCTTGCTCTTAAGGTTAAGGAGGGAAAAACTGTAAATATTGATGAATTATTAGTTGGGGATTATGTCTATAAAGATGCTAGGAAAGGATTAAAGGCTTCTCCGGAAAGCTTAAAAGCCGTTTTTGGCACGGATGATATAAAGAAGGTTGCCTTAGAGATCATTAAACGTGGAGAAATTCATTTAACAGCTGAACAGAGAAGGAAAATTATTGAAAATAAGAGGAGACAAATTATTAGTTTAATCGCTAGAAATGCCATCGATCCTAAGACTAAGCTTCCAATACCTCCTAAGCGGATAGAACTTGCAATGGAACAAGCTAGAGTATCGATTGATCCTTTTAAAAGTCCAGAATCACAAGTTGAGGAGATAGTTTCTAAAATTGCGAGAATAATACCTATAAAGATCGCTAAAGCATATATTGCAGTAAAAGTCCCGCCTCAATTTAGTGGGAAGGCATATAAAGTTTTAAGTAGTATTGGAGAGATAAAGAAAAGCAATTGGTTAAGTGACGGAAGCCTACTAGTTGAAATCGAGATCCCTGCTGGGATGCAGGAAGAATTCATTGAAAGAATCAATAAATTGACACACGGATCTGCGAATATAAAAGTGTTATATGTGAGGTGA
- the rrp4 gene encoding exosome complex RNA-binding protein Rrp4, with translation MDIKILVADRQIVRPGDVLAIIENSGEVTPKYLPEKHIYIAGNRIYSDVLGIASITDKTVSVIPLEGVYFPKKDDLVIGLITGVGITNWIVDIRAPYKAILNGSEVIEGFNPIIHNLRDYLDIGEYIVAKIAVFDRTRDPVLTVKGKGLGKITEGTVIEVKPSRVPRIIGKKGSMLNLLTSKTGCNIIVAQNGMVWARCPNNHRLNILIQALKIIEDKVHMRGLTEEIRLFLDKSLGGEG, from the coding sequence ATGGATATAAAAATACTCGTTGCAGATCGACAGATAGTGAGGCCTGGCGACGTACTCGCTATAATTGAGAATAGTGGAGAAGTTACTCCTAAATACCTACCCGAAAAACATATTTATATAGCAGGAAACAGGATCTACTCAGATGTTCTCGGAATAGCGTCAATAACGGATAAGACTGTTTCAGTAATTCCACTTGAAGGTGTTTACTTTCCTAAAAAAGACGATTTAGTAATAGGACTTATTACCGGGGTAGGTATAACAAATTGGATAGTAGATATACGAGCACCATATAAAGCCATACTTAACGGTTCAGAAGTTATTGAGGGATTCAATCCAATCATACATAATCTTAGAGATTACCTGGATATAGGCGAATATATTGTGGCAAAAATAGCTGTGTTTGATAGGACAAGAGATCCCGTCTTAACAGTTAAAGGTAAAGGTCTAGGCAAAATCACTGAGGGGACAGTGATAGAGGTTAAACCAAGCCGTGTCCCAAGAATAATAGGTAAGAAAGGAAGTATGCTGAATCTATTAACAAGTAAGACTGGATGCAATATTATTGTTGCACAAAACGGTATGGTATGGGCTAGATGCCCAAATAATCATCGCTTAAATATTCTTATCCAAGCCCTAAAAATCATAGAGGATAAAGTTCATATGCGTGGATTAACCGAGGAAATAAGGCTTTTCCTAGATAAATCTCTTGGAGGAGAGGGATGA
- the rrp41 gene encoding exosome complex exonuclease Rrp41, with amino-acid sequence MEKPILIREDGLRHDGRKPNELRPIKMDVGVLKNADGSAYVEYGGTKVIAAVYGPREVYPRHLALPDRALIRCRYHMAPFSTSDRKSPAPSRREIELSKVIREALESLVFSELYPRTTIDVFIEVLQADGGTRTTGLTAASLALADAGIPMRDLVAGVAVGKVDGVLVLDIDEVEDEYGEADMPIGYAAGIDEIVLLQLNGVLTVEEFREALNLAKWGAEQIYKTMKETLHKKYLKALEE; translated from the coding sequence TTGGAGAAACCCATTCTTATAAGAGAAGATGGATTAAGACATGATGGTCGAAAACCAAATGAATTAAGACCCATAAAAATGGATGTAGGAGTTTTAAAAAATGCTGATGGATCGGCATATGTAGAGTATGGTGGAACAAAAGTTATAGCTGCAGTTTATGGTCCTCGCGAAGTTTACCCTAGACATCTAGCATTACCTGATAGAGCATTGATAAGATGTAGGTATCATATGGCACCATTCTCTACTAGTGATAGAAAAAGCCCTGCGCCGTCTCGTCGAGAAATAGAATTATCAAAAGTAATAAGAGAAGCACTAGAGTCACTAGTCTTCTCCGAACTATATCCTAGAACAACAATTGATGTGTTTATCGAAGTATTACAAGCCGATGGCGGAACCAGAACCACCGGATTAACAGCTGCATCACTAGCTTTAGCAGATGCAGGTATACCTATGAGAGATTTAGTTGCCGGTGTCGCCGTTGGGAAAGTAGATGGAGTACTTGTTCTAGATATTGATGAAGTAGAAGATGAATATGGTGAAGCCGATATGCCAATAGGATACGCTGCCGGCATAGATGAAATAGTACTATTACAGCTTAACGGCGTATTAACTGTTGAGGAGTTCAGAGAAGCCTTAAATCTAGCTAAATGGGGCGCTGAACAAATCTATAAGACCATGAAGGAAACTCTTCATAAAAAATATTTAAAAGCACTCGAAGAATAA
- the rrp42 gene encoding exosome complex protein Rrp42: MSLTPTRQPIVPKIKHETIKKLLKQGERIDGRKLDEYRPIEVFLNPIPKAEGSAAVKLGNTFVITGVKLEIGTPYSDRPNEGVLQVHAEFVPLASPTFEPGPPDENAIETARVIDRSLREPRAIRLEDLVVIPGKKVWLIFNDLYLIDHYGNIVDTGMLSTMLALNMTKIPRIVSIEDENVVIDKTVKEAPLPLNLNVVTVTLGIIDDVIIVDPNIEEELVVDSRITFAVDETNRIVGIQKMGMKGIKPKMIDQLVDIALKKASELHSLLREVLNNPDTYIKTLV; encoded by the coding sequence ATGTCCTTAACTCCAACCAGACAACCAATTGTTCCCAAGATAAAACATGAAACAATTAAGAAACTTTTGAAGCAAGGAGAAAGAATTGATGGTAGAAAACTAGATGAGTATAGACCTATAGAAGTATTCTTGAACCCTATACCTAAAGCCGAGGGGAGCGCTGCTGTTAAACTTGGCAACACATTTGTTATTACTGGTGTAAAGCTAGAAATAGGAACGCCCTACAGTGATAGACCAAACGAGGGTGTTTTACAGGTACATGCTGAGTTTGTCCCACTAGCTTCGCCGACTTTTGAACCAGGCCCTCCAGATGAGAACGCTATTGAAACTGCTAGAGTAATAGATAGGAGTCTGAGAGAACCTAGAGCTATTAGACTTGAAGACTTAGTTGTCATTCCAGGTAAGAAGGTATGGCTGATATTTAATGACTTATACTTAATCGATCACTACGGAAACATAGTTGATACAGGAATGTTATCAACAATGCTAGCACTAAACATGACTAAGATACCGAGAATTGTCAGTATAGAGGATGAAAATGTAGTAATTGATAAAACCGTGAAGGAAGCGCCGTTGCCACTAAATCTAAATGTTGTAACTGTTACACTAGGTATTATTGATGATGTAATAATAGTTGATCCAAACATTGAGGAAGAACTAGTTGTTGATTCAAGAATAACGTTTGCAGTCGATGAAACAAATAGGATTGTTGGTATACAGAAAATGGGGATGAAAGGTATAAAACCAAAAATGATTGATCAATTAGTAGATATTGCATTGAAAAAAGCATCTGAACTACATAGTTTATTAAGGGAAGTATTAAATAATCCAGATACCTACATAAAAACTCTAGTCTAG
- a CDS encoding 50S ribosomal protein L37ae gives MARRTKAVGIAGRYGARYGSTLRKKVRDILEKRYAPHTCPFCGAKGTVKRLSTGIWYCRKCGNKWAGGAYVPRTELSRYFGKYIIRE, from the coding sequence ATGGCTAGAAGAACTAAAGCTGTCGGAATAGCTGGAAGATATGGTGCAAGATACGGTTCTACCCTGCGTAAAAAAGTAAGAGATATATTGGAGAAAAGATACGCTCCCCATACATGTCCATTCTGTGGAGCAAAAGGAACAGTGAAAAGGCTAAGTACAGGTATATGGTATTGTAGAAAATGCGGCAATAAATGGGCTGGAGGAGCATATGTTCCCAGAACAGAGCTCAGCAGATATTTTGGAAAATACATTATCCGCGAGTGA
- a CDS encoding Brix domain-containing protein, whose protein sequence is MPGVLITTSHKPSQRTRSFIKDLANTLPFSKHVNRGKKTIEELGLEAYRDKKQYIFIVGERKGNPSIIKIYRVYLDEKPPKTKHVATIIIKGVNLTRENPDASRAYNPETITIDYNACIKDECYKLADILIKIFHETISDKADVIIKLEETKKFIIIKPLNRLGKPCGPIIRVIGVKIHV, encoded by the coding sequence ATGCCAGGCGTTTTAATAACTACTTCACATAAACCTAGCCAAAGAACACGTTCTTTTATAAAAGACTTAGCAAATACTCTGCCTTTTTCCAAACATGTAAACAGAGGAAAGAAAACTATTGAAGAACTAGGCCTTGAAGCATATAGAGATAAAAAACAATATATATTCATTGTTGGAGAGAGAAAAGGGAATCCGTCAATAATTAAAATTTATAGAGTTTATTTAGATGAAAAGCCTCCTAAAACAAAGCATGTAGCGACAATTATTATTAAAGGAGTGAATCTTACGAGAGAAAACCCTGATGCATCTAGAGCATATAATCCAGAGACAATAACAATAGACTATAATGCGTGCATAAAAGATGAATGTTATAAGCTAGCAGACATTCTCATAAAAATATTCCATGAAACAATAAGTGATAAAGCGGATGTTATAATCAAGCTAGAAGAAACAAAGAAGTTCATCATCATCAAACCTTTAAATAGACTAGGTAAACCATGCGGACCCATAATACGTGTAATTGGTGTAAAAATACATGTTTAA
- a CDS encoding KEOPS complex subunit Pcc1, which yields MFKKAILELVISDKNEKLVNAIYNALDPETKTPSPGCIIELSKENLTKLILIIKCSRINMLRALHNSFLSTISMLLHVYNEVIKA from the coding sequence ATGTTTAAGAAAGCTATTCTGGAACTAGTTATTTCTGACAAGAATGAAAAACTAGTAAATGCGATATATAATGCATTAGATCCCGAAACAAAGACTCCTTCTCCAGGTTGCATAATAGAGTTGTCAAAGGAGAACTTAACAAAACTAATACTTATAATTAAGTGTAGTAGAATAAACATGCTAAGAGCACTACATAATAGTTTTTTAAGCACTATTTCAATGCTATTACACGTATATA